A portion of the Cryptomeria japonica chromosome 5, Sugi_1.0, whole genome shotgun sequence genome contains these proteins:
- the LOC131064079 gene encoding protein RKD3-like: protein MDNSKSISNTDMADLDFWQSILEYCSDSQSTIPPLEPDVRNSDLFDISPLSGDFCTLDKEYGVEWDISNWSVELESSIPAVSLPMEVADTNQVFPSTNLADVSLSKNPIESSASMCAVDERDKEIKGQKNDISHQRGSSSMSRITDITMNELSHYFNMPIAQAAKELNVGLTVLKKKCREFGIPRWPHRKMKSLECLINNIQELGQNNGRLTNDQLRDTVQILQEQKRLMEEMPGIEIPERTKRLRQACFKASYKKRRRMAIEAPKPDPLTL, encoded by the exons ATGGACAATAGCAAAAGCATTTCCAATACAGATATGGCCGATCTGGATTTTTGGCAAAGCATTTTGGAGTATTGCAGCGATTCACAATCTACAATTCCTCCTCTCGAGCCGGATGTCAG GAATTCGGATTTGTTTGATATTTCCCCCCTCTCGGGAGACTTTTGCACGCTGGATAAAGAATATGGAGTCGAATGGGACATCTCTAATTGGAGTGTCGAATTGGAATCCTCCATTCCTGCCGTTTCATTGCCAATGGAGGTAGCTGATACCAATCAAGTTTTTCCTTCAACTAATTTGGCAGACGTATCGTTGAGTAAGAATCCGATAGAGTCATCGGCTTCAATGTGTGCTGTGGATGAAAGAGACAAGGAAATTAAAGGACAAAAAAACGACATTTCTCATCAAAGAGGTTCATCTTCGATGAGTAGAATAACAGATATTACCATGAATGAGCTCTCACATTATTTTAACATGCCGATAGCTCAAGCGGCCAAAGAATTAAACGTTGGACTCACAGTCCTTAAGAAAAAATGTAGAGAATTTGGGATCCCACGATGGCCTCACAGAAAGATGAAAAGCCTGGAATGTCTTATAAATAATATTCAG GAACTGGGTCAAAATAATGGACGGCTCACAAATGATCAGTTGAGAGACACAGTTCAAATTCTGCAGGAGCAAAAGAGGCTGATGGAAGAAATGCCAGGAATAGAAATTCCAGAGAGAACGAAACGTCTGCGTCAAGCATGTTTCAAAGCCAGTTATAAGAAACGCAGACGGATGGCAATTGAGGCGCCAAAGCCTGATCCGCTAACTCTTTAG